A genomic window from Betta splendens chromosome 17, fBetSpl5.4, whole genome shotgun sequence includes:
- the LOC114844346 gene encoding uncharacterized protein LOC114844346 isoform X1: MEEVGLRAKRSGTLRHREKMLQTETSLWEVMFWWLPDLDDDDDKEDEDVKVKRGCLLKKTSPSQRSSGLRNRPMLDKGLMKQKERNKDKRSKKAKDEAIVRKQREKKKEPEEAAEDKDTNGEDQNES, encoded by the exons atggaggaagtcGGACTCAGAGCGAAACGATCAGGCACCTTAAGGCACAGAGAGAAAATGCTACAG ACAGAGACTTCTCTATGGGAAGTCATGTTTTGGTGGCTGCCAGaccttgatgatgatgatgacaaggaggatgaggatgtcAAAGTCAAGAGAGGCTGTCTGTTGAAAAAAACATCACCATCACAGAGATCAAGTGGACTAAGAAATAGACCAATGCTAGACAAAGGTTTGATGAAGCAAAAAGAAAGGAACAAGGACAAAAGATCCAAAAAGGCAAAAGATGAAGCTATagtcagaaaacagagagagaaaaagaaggaacCTGAGGAAGCAGCGGAGGATAAGGACACAAATGGAGAGGATCAGAATGAGAGCTGA
- the sf3a2 gene encoding splicing factor 3A subunit 2 — translation MDFQHRAGGKTGSGGVASASESNRDRRERLRQLALETIDINKDPYFMKNHLGSYECKLCLTLHNNEGSYLAHTQGKKHQTNLARRVAKEAKEAPAQPAPAKVKVEVKKFVKIGRPGYKVTKQRDPETGQQSLLFQIDYPEVAEGIGPRHRFMSAYEQRIEPPDRRWQYLLLAAEPYETIAFKVPSREIDKAENRFWTHWNRETKQFFLQFHFKMEKTLLQSSGPVPPSAVKRPPPLMSGVGPRPPNDSLPPPPPGGMSVPPLPPGAPGAPQMPHQMPMPPMPMRPPPPEVLSMSN, via the exons ATGGATTTCCAGCATCGAGCAGGAGGAAAGACTGGGAGTGGTGGGGTGGCGTCTGCCTCTGAGAGTAACCGGGACAGACGCGAGCGCTTACGCCAGCTGGCCCTGGAGACCATTGACATCAACAAAGATCCGTATTTTATGAAGAATCATTTAGGATCATATGAATGCAAGCTTTGTCTGACACTTCATAACAATGAG GGCAGCTACTTGGCTCACACACAAGGAAAGAAACATCAGACTAACTT AGCACGGAGAGTTGCTAAAGAGGCAAAAGAAGCTCCTGCTCAACCAGCTCCAGCAAAAGTCAAAGTTGAGGTCAAGAAGTTTGTCAAAATTGGTCGACCGGGTTACAAAG tAACCAAACAAAGGGACCCAGAGACCGGGCAGCAGTCTTTACTTTTCCAG ATTGATTACCCAGAGGTTGCTGAAGGAATTGGACCCAGGCATCGTTTCATGTCTGCTTATGAACAGCGTATTGAGCCCCCGGACCGTCGCTGGCagtacctgctgctggctgcagagcCATATGAGACCATTGCTTTCAAG GTTCCCAGCAGAGAAATTGATAAAGCAGAAAACCGATTCTGGACCCACTGGAACAGAGAAACTAAACAG TTCTTCCTGCAGTTTCACTTCAAAATGGAGAAAACTCTTCTTCAGTCAAGTGGTCCAGTTCCTCCTTCAGCTGTGAAGCGCCCACCTCCTCTCATGAGTGGAGTTGGACCTCGCCCACCAAATGACAGTCTGCCCCCTCCCCCACCAGGCGGGATGTCTGTTCCCCCTCTCCCGCCTGGTGCACCAGGTGCTCCCCAAATGCCCCATCAGATGCCCATGCCCCCTATGCCAATGAGGCCACCGCCCCCCGAAGTCCTTTCAATGTCTAATTGA
- the LOC114844346 gene encoding uncharacterized protein LOC114844346 isoform X2: MLGMEESYETFEEELGPPRANPPPQKSVRQSSRAEMYSARKIREEMIPGPRDPRVEPKALAKDASLHTASSLSNQKLTLMETPWENVTLNRCLFVAITILVLTSGFQRLHGK, from the exons ATGTTG GGAATGGAGGAAAGCTATGAGACATTTGAGGAGGAGTTAGGGCCACCGAGAGCAAATCCTCCTCCACAGAAGTCTGTtcggcagagcagcagagcag AAATGTACAGCGCAAGAAAAATCAGAGAG GAAATGATTCCAGGCCCTCGGGACCCAAGAGTAGAACCCAAGGCTTTAGCCAAAGATGCAAGTCTACATACAGCAT CGTCTTTGTCCAACCAGAAGCTGACCCTGATGGAAACACCTTGGGAGAATGTGACTCTGAACCGCTGCCTATTTGTGGCCATTACCATCTTGGTGCTCACGTCAGGCTTTCAGAGGCTCCATGGCAAGTAA
- the plekhj1 gene encoding pleckstrin homology domain-containing family J member 1, whose product MRFNEKELVFLSRQPSEMAAEMGMRGPKKGDVIKKRLVKLVVNFLFYFRTDEEEPIGALLLEQCRVEREDRQSFSIAFLDEAERKYLFECDSKEQCEEWMDSIIKASYEFMRKNLIFYRTEIHRLTGKDPLEQYGISDETRFQVTNGLQLMSRDTSTL is encoded by the exons ATGCGTTTCAACGAGAAGGAGCTGGTGTTTCTGAGCCGCCAGCCCTCGGAGATGGCAGCTGAAATGGGAATGCGAGGACCCAAGAAAGGAGACG TCATAAAGAAGAGGCTGGTGAAACTCGTCGTCAACTTCCTCTTTTATTTTCGgactgatgaggaggag CCAATTGGAGCTTTGCTGCTGGAGCAGTGTCGCGTGGAGAGAGAAGACCGACAAAGTTTCTCCATCG CCTTTCTGGATGAAGCAGAGAGGAAGTATTTGTTCGAGTGTGATTCCAAAGAGCAGTGTGAGGAATGGATGGACTCTATTATCAAGGCCAG TTATGAGTTCATGAGGAAGAACCTGATATTCTATCGAACTGAAATCCACAGGCTCACAGGAAAG GACCCCTTGGAACAGTATGGCATCTCAGATGAAACTCGCTTCCAGGTCACCAACGGGCTGCAGCTCATGTCTAGAGACACCTCCACCCTTTAG